The Streptomyces sp. NBC_01244 genome contains a region encoding:
- a CDS encoding ricin-type beta-trefoil lectin domain protein produces the protein MLPAAGAVVLSLGAGLITAPSAFAAGSPSPVPKPASKAEPTAQQKAVEAALAQAKRTGKPVAIEGLTTADSQTFANPGGTLTTDATASPERVKQANGSWRAIDTTLRVNADGTISPAAVPSPLSISGGGSGPMATMTTADGKKLAFKTPFKLPKPVLDGNDALYKNVLPDVDLRLTATQLGGWSQVLIVHTAQAAANPALKKIRLGVDAPGLKTTADAAGNISFNDAQGKARFTSPTSFMWDSTKKPLPEAASAPQGSSKSSKSGKSAAASGTDAPPSAPAAADRVIASSADAPGDTANVKPIGVKADATGIDLIPDTSLLGQGAGPWYIDPGVNPSVNNATRAWSQVQEAYPDTNEFNGTADGQNTPAAGYCGYSTCTRKGRERAYFQVGISSTIYDTEVLDARLHATVVSSSSPSTSTPMGLYQTGPINNPTTWNNQPCDKNSRMGGNCVKIGGINISGTGDVQYDVTTQMRNAARDKWPHFTFGFAPDDEGNMYYRQRFSNSPRVTVTYDIRPTISNPRTEPTPGFAATDTYAACRTAGAVNPWDNPGWVGLNSDTSVKVFTQSLTGRLLQTNFALVDEDDNGSAQYVNTGWNSSSGDVTAHFGALKDGHKYYWFANTQDDTLWSADSERCYFFVDRSSPSASVASTDFPASGTTGGHPKRVGEEGSFTLAGADNTPTNGSTRSSGLACARWTTDPVKAASDWKCTDSDPRIVKTFTAGKATVKFTPQAWGTNYLYLQTQDNAGNMSQPVVHSFYVPSNPNSPAPIFGDINGDKKADVVLADSAGNIRQINGGGDPAASPVALARSSVSGNGWNGIQLTHRGSLGNKNVDDLLAHEPGKPNLYNFTNNNTGLVDGQAPINVAKPNACAKTDFTPIDCAAHGFSTANWTNVTQIAAYGSVTGDSKAGLPNSLPQSSLLFVENGRLWLAIPGATHQLDSPAILISANDTKWDGYELLTPGRAKGTNFATLWARNKTDGGTLHAFAITGGTPEAPVLTAATNPAAGLITGKIDPARYPRVGSDGDLTGDNIPDLWAVDKEQQLVAFNGVGIAPNGTSILYPTVTGIAPTFTLQGNLNTPTHQWKLNTATAGKTPSADGNKTPATIAGVTFPAAETIDGRSTSYAAFNGAQATITATGASIDTRKSFTLSTWAKAGPNGGLIASQDNTRNSAFTLYADAATSSWRFAMARGDVDGWAYDWSDKVNDAARFQANTWTRLSAVYNAETGLMSLYVNGVLAASGNHAAAASPAPTGPLVLGRYKVNGQPDYFGTFVGGISNFAAYPYAAAPTATGATTKISLTARGAKCADLASDGSTVQIWDCNEISGGLAQQFEVRADGTVRIQGKCMDAKDAGTGNGTPIQAVDCHNHPAQQFLPRADGSLYNTVSGRCLDLNGGDTTNGIQLQLWDCNQTDPQRWSVTALATAPLPVPSYDAAA, from the coding sequence ATGCTTCCCGCGGCAGGCGCCGTGGTGCTGTCCCTGGGGGCAGGACTGATCACCGCTCCAAGTGCCTTCGCGGCCGGCTCGCCGAGTCCCGTGCCGAAGCCCGCCTCCAAGGCCGAGCCCACCGCCCAGCAGAAGGCGGTGGAAGCCGCGCTGGCGCAGGCCAAGCGCACCGGAAAGCCGGTGGCGATCGAGGGTCTGACCACTGCCGACTCTCAGACGTTCGCCAACCCCGGCGGCACGCTCACCACGGATGCCACGGCCTCTCCGGAGCGGGTGAAGCAGGCGAACGGGTCGTGGCGGGCGATCGACACCACGCTCCGGGTCAACGCCGACGGGACGATATCCCCGGCGGCCGTTCCTTCCCCGTTGAGCATCTCCGGTGGCGGCAGCGGGCCGATGGCGACGATGACCACGGCCGACGGCAAGAAGCTGGCCTTCAAGACGCCCTTCAAGCTGCCCAAGCCGGTCCTCGACGGCAACGACGCCCTCTACAAGAACGTCCTGCCCGACGTCGACCTGCGCCTGACCGCCACCCAGCTCGGCGGCTGGAGCCAGGTCCTGATCGTCCACACCGCGCAGGCCGCCGCGAACCCGGCGCTGAAGAAGATCCGCCTCGGTGTCGACGCCCCGGGACTGAAGACCACCGCCGACGCCGCGGGCAACATCAGCTTCAACGACGCCCAGGGCAAGGCCCGCTTCACCAGCCCCACCTCCTTCATGTGGGACTCCACGAAGAAGCCCCTCCCCGAGGCAGCGTCCGCCCCGCAGGGCAGCAGCAAGAGCAGCAAGAGCGGCAAGTCCGCGGCCGCGAGCGGCACCGACGCCCCGCCGTCGGCGCCGGCCGCCGCCGACCGGGTCATCGCCTCCAGCGCAGACGCCCCCGGCGACACCGCCAACGTCAAGCCCATCGGCGTCAAGGCCGATGCCACCGGCATCGACCTGATCCCCGACACCTCGCTCCTCGGCCAGGGCGCCGGCCCCTGGTACATCGACCCCGGCGTCAACCCCTCGGTGAACAACGCCACGCGCGCCTGGTCACAGGTGCAGGAGGCCTACCCGGACACCAACGAGTTCAACGGCACCGCGGACGGCCAGAACACCCCGGCCGCCGGCTACTGCGGGTACTCCACCTGCACCCGCAAGGGCCGCGAGCGCGCGTACTTCCAGGTCGGGATCAGTTCGACGATCTACGACACCGAGGTTCTCGACGCCCGGCTCCACGCCACCGTCGTCTCCTCCTCCAGCCCCAGCACGTCCACGCCGATGGGCCTGTATCAGACCGGTCCCATCAACAACCCGACCACGTGGAACAACCAGCCCTGCGACAAGAACTCGCGCATGGGCGGCAACTGCGTCAAGATCGGCGGCATCAACATCTCGGGAACGGGTGACGTCCAGTACGACGTCACCACCCAGATGCGGAACGCCGCCCGCGACAAGTGGCCCCACTTCACGTTCGGTTTCGCGCCGGACGACGAAGGCAACATGTACTACCGGCAGCGGTTCAGCAACAGCCCGCGCGTCACGGTCACGTACGACATCCGTCCGACCATCAGCAACCCGCGCACCGAACCCACCCCCGGTTTCGCCGCCACCGACACCTACGCCGCCTGCCGCACCGCCGGCGCCGTGAACCCCTGGGACAACCCGGGCTGGGTCGGCCTCAACTCCGACACCTCGGTGAAGGTCTTCACCCAGTCGCTCACGGGGCGCCTGCTCCAGACGAACTTCGCGCTCGTGGACGAGGACGACAACGGCAGCGCCCAGTACGTCAACACCGGCTGGAACAGCTCTTCCGGTGATGTCACGGCCCACTTCGGGGCCCTGAAGGACGGGCACAAGTACTACTGGTTCGCGAACACGCAGGACGACACCCTGTGGAGCGCCGACAGCGAGCGCTGCTACTTCTTCGTCGACCGGAGTTCGCCCTCCGCGTCGGTGGCCTCGACCGACTTCCCGGCCTCCGGTACCACCGGCGGTCACCCCAAGCGCGTCGGCGAAGAGGGCAGCTTCACCCTCGCCGGTGCGGACAACACCCCGACCAACGGCAGCACCCGTAGCTCGGGCCTGGCCTGCGCCCGCTGGACGACGGACCCGGTGAAGGCGGCTTCCGACTGGAAGTGCACCGACTCCGACCCCCGGATCGTAAAGACCTTCACGGCCGGCAAGGCAACCGTGAAGTTCACCCCGCAGGCCTGGGGCACGAACTACCTGTACCTCCAGACGCAGGACAACGCGGGCAACATGTCCCAGCCCGTCGTCCACAGCTTCTACGTCCCGTCGAACCCGAACAGCCCCGCGCCGATCTTCGGCGACATCAACGGTGACAAGAAGGCCGACGTCGTCCTCGCCGACTCCGCCGGCAACATCCGCCAGATCAACGGCGGCGGCGACCCCGCCGCCTCACCCGTGGCCCTCGCCCGCTCCAGCGTGAGCGGCAACGGCTGGAACGGCATCCAGCTCACCCACCGCGGCAGCCTCGGCAACAAGAACGTCGACGACCTCCTCGCCCACGAACCGGGCAAGCCCAACCTCTACAACTTCACCAACAACAACACCGGCCTCGTCGACGGCCAGGCACCCATCAACGTCGCCAAGCCCAACGCCTGCGCCAAGACCGACTTCACCCCCATCGACTGCGCCGCCCACGGCTTCTCCACCGCGAACTGGACCAACGTCACCCAGATCGCCGCCTACGGCTCCGTCACCGGAGACAGCAAGGCCGGACTCCCGAACTCCCTGCCCCAGAGCTCCCTCCTCTTCGTGGAGAACGGGCGCCTGTGGCTCGCCATCCCCGGCGCCACCCACCAGCTCGACTCGCCGGCGATCCTGATCTCCGCCAACGACACCAAGTGGGACGGCTACGAGCTGCTCACCCCGGGCCGCGCCAAGGGCACCAACTTCGCGACCCTGTGGGCCCGCAACAAGACCGACGGCGGCACCCTGCACGCCTTCGCCATCACCGGCGGCACCCCCGAGGCCCCGGTCCTGACCGCCGCCACCAACCCCGCCGCGGGCCTCATCACCGGCAAGATCGACCCCGCCCGCTACCCGCGCGTCGGCTCCGACGGCGACCTCACCGGCGACAACATCCCCGACCTCTGGGCCGTCGACAAGGAACAGCAGCTCGTCGCGTTCAACGGCGTGGGCATCGCCCCCAACGGCACGAGCATCCTCTACCCCACCGTCACCGGCATCGCCCCCACCTTCACCCTCCAGGGCAACCTCAACACCCCCACCCACCAGTGGAAGCTGAACACGGCGACCGCAGGCAAGACCCCCAGCGCCGACGGCAACAAGACCCCCGCCACCATCGCGGGCGTCACCTTCCCCGCCGCCGAGACCATCGACGGCCGTAGCACCTCGTACGCGGCGTTCAACGGTGCCCAGGCGACGATCACCGCCACCGGTGCTTCCATCGACACCCGCAAGAGCTTCACCCTCAGCACCTGGGCCAAGGCCGGCCCGAACGGCGGCCTGATCGCGAGCCAGGACAACACGCGCAACAGTGCCTTCACCCTCTACGCCGACGCGGCCACCTCCTCCTGGAGGTTCGCCATGGCCAGGGGCGACGTGGACGGCTGGGCGTACGACTGGTCCGACAAGGTCAACGACGCGGCCCGGTTCCAGGCGAACACCTGGACCCGTCTGTCCGCCGTCTACAACGCCGAGACCGGCCTGATGAGTCTGTACGTCAACGGCGTCCTCGCCGCGAGCGGCAACCACGCGGCCGCCGCCAGTCCGGCGCCGACCGGACCGCTGGTCCTGGGCCGGTACAAGGTCAACGGGCAGCCGGACTACTTCGGCACCTTCGTCGGCGGCATCAGCAACTTCGCCGCCTACCCCTACGCGGCCGCCCCCACCGCCACCGGCGCGACCACCAAGATCTCGCTGACCGCGAGGGGTGCCAAGTGCGCGGACCTGGCCTCCGACGGCAGCACGGTGCAGATCTGGGACTGCAACGAGATCAGCGGGGGCCTCGCCCAGCAGTTCGAGGTCCGGGCCGACGGCACCGTGCGCATCCAGGGCAAGTGCATGGACGCCAAGGACGCCGGTACCGGCAACGGCACGCCGATCCAGGCCGTCGACTGCCACAACCACCCGGCGCAGCAGTTCCTGCCCCGCGCCGACGGCAGCCTCTACAACACGGTCTCCGGTCGCTGTCTCGACCTGAACGGCGGTGACACGACGAACGGGATCCAGCTCCAGCTCTGGGACTGCAACCAGACGGACCCGCAGCGCTGGTCCGTCACCGCCCTGGCCACCGCGCCGCTGCCCGTGCCGAGTTACGACGCGGCAGCCTGA